CGTCGTAACCGCGCTGGGCCAGATCCGCCGCCCGGCGGCGGGCCCGCTCCGCCACCGTGGCCGTGAGGAACACCTTGCATTCGGCCTCCGGGAAGACGGCGGTGCCGATGTCGCGGCCCTCCGCCACCAGGCCGCCCCGCCGGCCCATGGCCTGCTGCTGGCGGGTGAGGGCCGCCCGCACGCAGGCGTGAGCGGCCACGGTGGAGACTTGAGCGGTGACCTCGGGCCCCCGGATCGCCGAGCTGACCTCATGGCCGTTGACCCGCACCTGCTGCTCCCCGGCGGCGGCGGTCTCCAGCCGCAGGTCGAGGTCGTCGAGCAGGGGGGCGATGGCGGCGGGGTCGGACGGGTCCACACCCCGGTGCAGCACCCACCAGGTCAGGGCCCGGTACATGGCGCCCGTATCGAGGTAGACGAGCCCCAGGCGGCGGGCGAAGGCCCGTGTGACCGTGCTCTTGCCCGCCCCGGCGGGGCCATCGATGGCGACGATCGGGGGACGGTTCATCAGAAAGATGTGGTCGATCAGGCGGGTGCTGCCGCAGCGGGCGGCGGCGGCGAGCAGGGAGATCCCGGTGGCGGCGGGCACCGGGGCCAGGCTAAGGGGATGGACGAGCTGCACATACTCGACACCGAGCCCCGCCGCCTCCAGGGCCCCGCTCACCGCCGCCGTCAGCGCTTCGGCGCTGCCGGTGCCGCCGCGCCAGAGCGCGAGCGCTGCCTTGAGGGCGGAGGGCAGGGCCGCCGCCTGGCCACGTTCGGCGGCGCTGAGGTAGCGATGGCGGGAACTGCAGGCGAGGCCATCGGCCTCCCGCACGGTGGCGCACCCCTGGACCGTCACCGGCAGGGCCAGATCGGTGACGACACGGCGCAGGATCGTGAGCTGCTGCCAGTCCTTCTCCCCGAGCAGGAGGCGATCGGGCCGCACCAGGGCCAGCAGACGACAGACGACGGTGGCGACCCCCTCGAAATGGCCGGGGCGTCCGGGACCGCACAGGGAACGGCGCAGGCCGGCCGGGGGGACCACGGCGGTGAGCTCCGCCTCGCCGCCGGGGAACAGGTCCGCCACGGAGGGGGCGAAGAGGGCAGCGGCCCCCGCCGCGGCCCCCAGGGCCGCATCGGCGGCCAGATCGCGGGGATAGCGGGCGAAATCCTCGGAGGGTCCGAACTGGAGCGGATTGACGAACACGCTCAGCAGCACCGCGGGCCGGCCGGCGGGGACGGCCGCCGAGGCCCGCCGCAACAGCTGCTGATGGCCCTCGTGCAGGCTGCCCATGGTGGGCACGAAGTGGAGCGGCCGCCTGGCCTGGCCTCGGCGCCAGTCGCTCAGGTCGGCCAGGGTCTGAAGCAGTCGCACCGGCACAAAGGGAAAGCCCACCCGCCAGATTGGCGGATGGGCCGGTGGACAGGGTTCCGGCCGCGGCCGGAGCTGGGACTCAGGGCAGGACTTCCAGCTTCACATCGGCAATGCCGCTGGCGGTGAGGCCAAGCTCCTTGGCGGCACCATGGGCCAGATCGATCACCCGGTTGCCGTGGAAAGGACCACGGTCATTGATGCGCACCACGGCGGAACGACCGTTCCAGAGGTTGGTGACGCGCACCATTGTGCCGAAGGGCAGGGTGCGGTGGGCGGCGGTGAGGGTGCCGGGACGGAAGACCTCTCCACTGGCGGTGCGGTTGCCGAAGAAGCCGGGGCCATACCAGCTGGCCTGGCCGGTACTGACCCGACCGGCGGAGGCGATCAGGTTGCTGGCCGTGGGTACGGGGCGGATCTCGTCGACGAAGCGCTCCCAGCTGGAGGGAAAGTCGGCGGGGCGAATGGCAACGGAACTCCCTGGCGCCTGCGTGGCAGTAAGGGAGCCGGCCTGGGCCGGGGCGATGCTGCTGGTGAAGAGGAGGGCGGCGGTGCCCAGGAGTTGAGTGACTCGCATGACAGGCGGAAATCACCGGCGGAGCAGGAGAACGAAGAAGGGACTTCCTCGAAGACTGCATTCGGACGCTGACGACAACCGGAACCAGAAGCGGTGTTGGCTGAGGTGAACGGGACCGAAATGGCCTGGTGAATTCCTTACAGGAAATGACAACCCCGGAAAACTATCCGAAGTCCGCAGGGCCCCTACGGACCCCGGAAGCCCCCCTGGATCGATCAGTTTTCTTCATCTTTGCCACCCTTCCAGGCGTCCACTGGCCTGACTGGCCCATCGGCGCTACCGACACATCAGTGGATTTGATTGCTTTCATAAGCTGCAACGATGGGATCGTGGGCCAATCGCGGGATCGTCCACGTCCAGGGCCTCTCCGACGTTTCCCCAGCCCCCCGCGGCCCCGTGCCGATGCAGGATCGGTGCAGCGCTGACCCCTGCCCCATGGACTATCGCTCTGCCGGCGTGGACGTGGTCGCCGGCCGCGCCTTCGTGGAACGGATCCGGGACAGCGTCGAGACCACCCGACGGCCGGAGGTGCTGGGCGGACTGGGGGGCTTCGGCGGGCTCTGCCGGCTGCCGGCCGGCATGAAGCGTCCATTGCTGGTGGCGGGAACCGACGGGGTGGGCACCAAGCTCGAACTGGCCCAGGCCCATGGGGCCCACCACGGGGTGGGCATCGATCTGGTGGCCATGTGCGTCAACGACGTGATCACCAGCGGTGCCGAACCCCTCTTCTTCCTTGATTACATCGCCACCGGCAAGCTCGGCCCCGAGGCCATGGCCGAGGTGGTGGAGGGCATCGCCGACGGCTGCCGCCAGAGCGGCTGTGCCCTGCTGGGGGGCGAGACCGCGGAGATGCCGGGCTTCTACGGCGAAGGCCGCTACGACCTGGCCGGGTTCTGCGTGGCGGTGGTGGAGGAGGAGGACAGGATCGACGGTGCCCGGGTGGGCGCCGGCGACCGGATCGTCGCCGTGGCCAGCAGCGGTGTCCACAGCAATGGCTTCAGCCTGGTGCGGCGCATCCTCGAGGCCGAGGCCGTCGACGCCGGCACGCCCCTGCCGGCCACCGGCCAGGGGCTGATCGACGCCCTGCTCACCCCCACCTTTCTCTATGCCGCCCTGGTGAAGGAGCTGCGCCGCTCCGGGCTGCCTCTGCACGCCATGGCCCACATCACCGGCGGCGGGCTGCCGGAGAACCTGCCCCGCTGCCTGCCGCGGGGGGTCCACGCCGTGGTGGACCCCGGTAGCTGGGAGCGCCCACCCCTGTTCCGCTGGCTCCAGGAGAAGGGAGAGGTGCCGGAGGCCGACCTCTGGAACACCTTCAATCTCGGAGTCGGCTTCTGTCTGGTGGTGCCACCGGTGGCCCTGCCCGCGGTCCTCGACCACTGCCGCTCCTCGGGCCACCAGGCCTGGGAGCTGGGTGTCGTCGCCGCGGGCGACCCGGGGGAGACCCCCCTGGCCGGATTGCCGCACTGAAGCCACCCCGGCCTGGATGCACCGCTTTCCCTAAGGTCATCAACGTCTTTGCCGACACGACCAGGCCTCCTTCCGCTCCGACGAGTTCGTTGCCCGATGTTCGATACGTCCAGACGCATCACGCGCCGCCGCAGTTCCGCCGGCCCGATTCCCCCCCAGCGGCCCCAGCAGCCCCGCCCCCGCCTGCGAGACGGCGGAGGCCCGGTGCAGCGCGAAGGCACGGGCGGCCAGCGGCCCACCTTCCTGACCCT
This genomic stretch from Cyanobium gracile PCC 6307 harbors:
- a CDS encoding septal ring lytic transglycosylase RlpA family protein gives rise to the protein MRVTQLLGTAALLFTSSIAPAQAGSLTATQAPGSSVAIRPADFPSSWERFVDEIRPVPTASNLIASAGRVSTGQASWYGPGFFGNRTASGEVFRPGTLTAAHRTLPFGTMVRVTNLWNGRSAVVRINDRGPFHGNRVIDLAHGAAKELGLTASGIADVKLEVLP
- the purM gene encoding phosphoribosylformylglycinamidine cyclo-ligase produces the protein MDYRSAGVDVVAGRAFVERIRDSVETTRRPEVLGGLGGFGGLCRLPAGMKRPLLVAGTDGVGTKLELAQAHGAHHGVGIDLVAMCVNDVITSGAEPLFFLDYIATGKLGPEAMAEVVEGIADGCRQSGCALLGGETAEMPGFYGEGRYDLAGFCVAVVEEEDRIDGARVGAGDRIVAVASSGVHSNGFSLVRRILEAEAVDAGTPLPATGQGLIDALLTPTFLYAALVKELRRSGLPLHAMAHITGGGLPENLPRCLPRGVHAVVDPGSWERPPLFRWLQEKGEVPEADLWNTFNLGVGFCLVVPPVALPAVLDHCRSSGHQAWELGVVAAGDPGETPLAGLPH
- a CDS encoding bifunctional pantoate--beta-alanine ligase/(d)CMP kinase — protein: MGFPFVPVRLLQTLADLSDWRRGQARRPLHFVPTMGSLHEGHQQLLRRASAAVPAGRPAVLLSVFVNPLQFGPSEDFARYPRDLAADAALGAAAGAAALFAPSVADLFPGGEAELTAVVPPAGLRRSLCGPGRPGHFEGVATVVCRLLALVRPDRLLLGEKDWQQLTILRRVVTDLALPVTVQGCATVREADGLACSSRHRYLSAAERGQAAALPSALKAALALWRGGTGSAEALTAAVSGALEAAGLGVEYVQLVHPLSLAPVPAATGISLLAAAARCGSTRLIDHIFLMNRPPIVAIDGPAGAGKSTVTRAFARRLGLVYLDTGAMYRALTWWVLHRGVDPSDPAAIAPLLDDLDLRLETAAAGEQQVRVNGHEVSSAIRGPEVTAQVSTVAAHACVRAALTRQQQAMGRRGGLVAEGRDIGTAVFPEAECKVFLTATVAERARRRAADLAQRGYDVPALAELEAQIAERDHRDSSRAEAPLRQADDAVELVTDGLAIDAVIQRLVDLFRERVPEDAWPGPSPLQEPAP